The following nucleotide sequence is from Primulina tabacum isolate GXHZ01 chromosome 2, ASM2559414v2, whole genome shotgun sequence.
TTGCTTAATGACATGACTTTATTTGGTATACCGATCACATCTATACACATTTCATTGGTGTTATAAATATCAATATGACTTCTATTTTCAGTtggaaaaattatttatttacgcAGAACTTCTTTTGCATTCATGATATTGACGAGTTCGTCAAATCCctttaatttaaatgttagGTGTGACATCTTTAGCACCCGAGATAGCTCTGAAACTAtggtattttttttgtaaattcaGCTCAAATTTGGGGTTGACATTTGAATATATGGAGTCTATGCATGTGACAAGAGGGTTGTATATTGTATACCACTTATTGGTTTCCAATAACTTGcgaaaatatattttcattgaAATTTGAGAAAATCAATCCATTAATCATTGTACCCTgttttttgcaaaaaaaaaaaagtaaaaaagatTAATTTGATGGTAAAATACGTGAGTATGAATATTAAATTTGAGGCATAAGTAAACTTATATATGTCtgctttaatttttttcaaagttAAAGAAATGAGCATATGctgagaaataatattttttattactctGATGATGGAATTATGTTTTTACATCGTTTTgcggtatatatatatatatatatatatatatatatatatatatatatatatatatatattttagttaTAGTAAAACTTAGAAATATAAAAACTAATAATTATCAAAAACGAAAAAGAAATATAAAGGCTAATTATTTTcatatgaaatatataatattacaaaaataaaatgaaattatttattatctaattaaattttattattttgttggTTTAGTTTTGACAAATATATTCCTACTTGAACAatataaactttatttttaatatttatatgcgaataaaaaaatgatttgcATCTCATTTTGGTTCAAtttcttttcaattttttcAGTTTGGATTTATGGTTTTTTCGAGTCACATTAAAAGTTAACACCCCTATATCAAAATCAGTGACTTGCTGATATATTTTGAACTATGTCGTATCTGGTTTTCATaatgaaaacaaaaaataaatatgttgcacctaaaatatttttcacatagaaatttttttgctaactcaaaatttaaaattttttatcactttttgtgtttcatatataaattaatttatatgtaagataattaaatgaaaaatcaattattaattttttaacagTGGTTCAACGTTTATGAGACAAAAAATGGTAATATaagataattttaaatgatCGTACTctatgttaaataaaaataatataaattagtTTGAACATCAAATTTGTTGAGGGAAAAATAATTTGGTCGATCTGATTTAGTTGATATTTTATTGTAGAAATGttaattatcaaattataattgaatgttttttatgaaaaactGGTTGAAGTAGTATTTTAATcaaattgattaaataaactaattattgtttttttccattttttatgtaattattgtGGAGTGTATAATTcggaaatttttaaagaaagattaaaagaataaaaaaaaattgtgataaTTTGTGTTATGCAGTTTTACATAAAAAGATACAATAATAAATCATCGGCGTAAAATTTCAATTAATGAAGATGACATCGTTTCTAGAGTAGATTGTTcgaatgataaaaatcatacgAACAGAAGATATCTACTTTTAAAACACACAACTTTAATATCATATGTGTATGTAAGTTTTCAACTTCAGAAATCAAACTACTAttctaattttaaattttcattttcatcaaCTAACAACCATAATCGATCAAACATGTAGAAAACATAAAATGAAACATGAATCtatcatatcaatattccaCCAAAGAATTGAACGAGAATATTCAAACAAGCCCATCAAGCAATTCTCATAGAAAGATTAATTTGATGGTAAAATACGTGAGTATGATTGTGTTTGTAAATTTCAGAATACAAATAACTGTAGGTACTATAACATATGTCACtggaaatgttttttttttttgtgaaaaagaagttGAGATGTTTAACAATTATTTACTGTTGTGCAACAATTTGATGATAAAAATGAGGTGgtcaaatatgtatatataaaagtGAGTGAAAAAGAAAGTATACATGCATGAAAATGAGTGAAAGAGTCAATTAAATAACTACAAGAATAACCAATTAAAGATGAGGAAGCAATTAAAGATGAGGAAGAGAATGATACAAATTTAATGTTGACAACTAATGATGACAACTAATTAACGAGGACAATAGAGTAAAATCACAATTCAATTcgtatatttatatagatatagattacgccaattatacatttttccttcttgaaaatatttttcaaaattatatttgCGGCCAATAAATATAGAGGTAATTTTGTTCAATAAAGATGATAGACTAGAATACAATTATCCCGagtatttatattattatcgagatatttgaaaaattatttgacatCAATTGATATGTTAAATCGTTTGATTTTACATTGTTTGAATGATCAAATTGTTCTTTTCGTTGCATCATAcacatatttatattaaatttttaaccAAGTTGGTTAACTCGATTGAGTGTGTCATATATTCCTTGTATTTATTTTTACAcaatatatatagaaaaatgtTACTCAACGGGTGTTTGCTCTCACTCCGCAAAGATTCCTGATTCCTGAAACAAAGACAATGGAAAATAGCTTTAGGCTTCCTGGATTTGGACCCACCAACTCGTTCGAAACAAGgccttgattaattaattaaatgtgtTGTAAATTTGAGGAGCGGTGTAGGATATGCCAAATCATGTTACGACCCTTGAAAGACTGGCAGAGAAGAAGGCGCTCTATTTCTATCCGAAACGGGGTTTCTCTCTGAGGGAGAGATGGCAGAGCTCTGTTTGATGGCCGCGCATGGCGGCCCCCCTGAGTTAGAACGAGGCTATTACAGGTTCTCAGAGGTATAGAAGAGTCCGagtttgtataatttttttagcTTTGTTAAGGTTCATAAGCCCAAGAAACCACGAAAGCAAAAAAGTGGTGGCAGTAACCTTTTTGCCCCTTGTTTCAAGATTGGGATTTTGCTTGACGAATAATATTTTCTAGAATTGAACTTTGTGCTAACCCCTCAATCACGAAATTTCATACCAGGAACAAAAAGAAACTGTTCCCGTaatttcttgaatgaatatgtTTGAGAGTTATTGGTGCAGCGTATCATTTTGTGTTCCTCTAGTGCTGAGCTTCTCCTTTTTGTTGCAGGACTTTCACAGTTTTCTTTCCCATCGGGGCTCAAATCAAGTTCGATTTGACTCGCGCTCCTTTGATTTAAGCCTGCATCAGAAAGAGGATTGGAAATTTACCAGTGGATTGGTAGACCATAATAACTTGATCACATTGGACCCAACTTTTAAAAGGCCTACTGGCATTCAAGGTTCACCACTGACTAATTTTCTCCTTCTCCTTAAGTATCTGTTaccttttacaaaaaaataccCTTCCCagtaatgtgtgtgtgtgtgtgtgtgttgctACTTTTGTAGTTTGATATATGCAATGCCTCTAGAATTGTACGTACTAGTTATTCCCTCCTCAGGAATAATGATTGAGTTTTAACAACCTTGTAGTGCTACTGAGCGTCtagatttataattttttttataaaaggtAGTAGTTGCataatacaaatattttaaGTAGTGTAATATTTCAAACGCCACATTATGATCATTGTGAACATAGTTGTAACTTCCCAAATTCTGGACCCAATATCCGCAATAACTTGCAACTCATGGGATTTGAACTCATATCTATTGAATATTTTACGAATTGTAGGATGAATCTTTTGGTTCAGAGGCGTTGCTTGTTTTTACAGAATATATTTATTTGAGAATTCAGAGATGCGGAAGTAATCTTTAATCTATCTGTATTTTAAATTTGTCGCTCAACCAGGCTCCGAACCTTCTGGATTTGGGATTACCGTTAAATGTAACAGTCAGGAAAAGATCTTGAAATTACTTGCCTCTGGATCAGTGAGAATAGAAAATGGTTTGCTTGATTTGTCTATGCTCCACGATTTGATGGGGCATCTAGATTTTTCACCATTTACTCAGCAGTCACTCATATATCCAACCAGGGATTTCTACTTCAATGAACCCTCCGTGGGATATACGTGTAATCCTGATGGTCAACAACAGAATTATTCCGGGAGTGAGATGAATAATGTATTTACCAAAATAACTGGTATTTACTCATCAAAAAATATGAATAAATCCAGTAAGCAGACTATGCTAGTCCCTTTCTTTGAAAGGTATTAGCTTTATTCGTTTCATTGACCACATGAAATTGATTTTTCCAGGAACCTCACTATGTTTTTATCTCGTTTACCAGGAGGAAAAGATCGCAAGCCAGCGCTATAGGCATCCAATCTTCTAACTGAGAAAGCAGGACATCTGAAGAGGTACAAATCTGCTTCCAAACCTATGTTTTAAAGAAGCATTTCAGTTAGCATTGTGTTCCCTTGAGATATAATTTTATACTTTCCATAGGACTCCACTGTACAGAAAACTGTTTACATACCTTTATAACCTTAGACCTGTGAAGTCTTCTCAGTTCTTCATAAAATAAACCTCTCCCATCTACTTTGTATCTATTTGAAtttttgattttcttcacaaGATGATCTTCAATCTGAATTTCTAAAGGTTGAGAAGTGAAATTCTCCAATGCAAAACTGAGTTTTGGTATGCGCAAACGCGTACGCCTGCCACTGGTAAAAGATTAAATCCCCATCTTAGTCTACTCTTGTTCTAGAATTATACGACACAAGATGAAAATATTGCACCTTATGTTATAACGTTTTTAGCAGCCATGAAAAAGTGAGGAGAAAGGCATCACTCAAGAAGAGCCCAACAAGAACCATCAAAGAGAGGGAAAAGAGCTATCTTCACATGTGTGAAATTCTTTTATCCATTCTTGTCAACAAAGAGAAGCAGCAGACCAAAAACACCATCCACTCGTTGAAGAAATCCAGTCCCCAGCTTCCTGAGATGCTAACCCAATGCTCCGCCACCATTGCTGGTGCCGGTATTGCTGTTGTTTTGTCAGTACTCTGCCGTGTAGCTTGTAATAGGGTACCATTTTGTGCATCTAAGGTTCTAAGTACTGGATTGGGGTTGGGGGTTATTTCGCTCTCTTGGGCCGTACATAAACTGAGAGATACGGTTGTTTCTATCAGCAAAATTTCTGGCACGATGGGCGaaaaagaagaggaaataatGAATTGTTTGGAGAAAAATATGAAGGATATATGCTATCGTGGGGCGGCCTTGATGGCAGTTGCAGTTCTGAGGTTGGTGTGATTAATTTTGGTGAGTTAATGACACTTCACAGTTAACATAACGTTGTACACACATTGTTGGGGCATTCTTCGCGGTCTTAGGATTGGAATTGTAATTCCAGTTATTAACATTTTTTCTGGGAATTTTATTGGAGGAATCATTTCTTTGTGAATTTTTATATCTAGACTAGTGATAACAAGGGAAAAATGTGAAGGGTAATGAAAAAAGCCCATGTCTTTGTCAAAATGACCAGAAGCACATTAATACAAAATACATTGATGTCGAGGGAATCATTCCCTGACTAAAATTTTTTGTATCTGGTGAAAACAAAGGAAAATGTGGATGGTAATGAGAAAAGATCAATGTCTTTGTCAAAATGGTTATGGTTTAAATGAATGTTAATGCAAAATTATGGTTCTACTAATTTTTTGTAGAAATTATagtattaataaatataatgcGTAACGCGGAATTAGGTAATGAAATCTTTAACGTCCATACTTGACGTGAATAAGAACTTTATATTTATATTGGGTAAAGACAGTGGCCTTCAGTGATATTGGAAGACAcaaaaaaacccaaaaaaccTATTAATTTATGCTTACACCGAGAATCTTCCAATTGCAATATCAGTTAAATGATGTGAGACCTCAAATTTTTATAGACGATTAAATATTTGTTGATAAATCAAAGCTAACGGTTGAACACAATTCAGCTCATAGAGAGAAGTATCACATAAAATAATCCAAAATCTACAGCAGTGGGAACATAGGAATCTTTTCTTACTTTTTGAGGAATCATTATAGACTAGAAACACGGGATTATCTAGTACTGACAAATAGGGGCCGTTCCAGCACCATTACGTTGCAGGGAAAAGCAATTAATACGAGGATGCAGCctcaaaacaaaattaattattgatgatACATGAAGAAAACTATAGATAAATAGACAAGAATTTTGTGGACTAATGAGTCACTGCAAAATCACTTGTGTGCACTTCCTAAATATTCACAAATGCACCTTATAGATAAGGGCACCAAACCATTTTGCAGCAAAGCCAGATGATATTAGCAATCAAAGGCAGAACAAATGGCGAACTACAGGGGAAAGGGGGCAAGCCAGGCAAGACTATGTTGGTTTCAAGTTCAACTCATAACTTTTGAAACAACTCCAGCACCAACTGTTCGGCCACCCTCTCTCAGAGCAAATCTTTGGCCTGTCCATTTTGGAAAGAAATGGTTTAATTTCTGAAATAGCAATTTGACCGTAAATAATCAGAATTATAATGCCATCACCAGTCGAATATCCTAGAAAAGCAAGCATCACAGTTCTTTCCAAAATGGATAAACTAGAGATAAGCTGAATGTATACATCTTTTCTCAGATATTGGAAACCAGAATTAAGGTAGAGTTGACATCTTTGCTTAGATTCAAATTGTCCACAATCGGTTTATTCCAAAATTAATAGGAATTGAAGGCATCAAGGATATTAACATCTATAATTTCTCCCTTTCACTGGTTGAACTGAATGAAAGACTAACAAAATAAACACCACCTGCAACAAGGAATGACTCGAGACAAGTGCTAGAAATTGCTCAAACAAAAAAGGAAAAGCAATGCATAATAAAAAAGTGTCAAATACGGAACTAAGGCAATGTCGGAAAATAACCGCAGATGGTAACAATGGAGAATCAAAAGATTATACTGATCCAGGAGGTTAAAGGATTTTATAATTGAATTCAAGACTCATAAAATAACAATCAGAATATTTTCTCAACAGGTAAACAAACAAAGATCGGTAAAACCGAATGGAAAGCAAAAAAACACAGTATATTAAAGCTAAGTTGGATCAGAAATTGGGCAACCAGTAAAACCTATAATTGAAACATAGCCACCATGTACCTGCTTCAAGAGGAACAGGGTAGATAAGCTCGAAAACAGCAGTTACATTGTCCCCGGGCATAACCATCTTCACATTTTCTGGCAACTCAACTTTACCAGTGACATCAGCCGTCCTCATGTAGAATTGAGGTCTATAATTCGAAAAGAAAGCGGTATGACGACCCCCTTCCTCTTTTGTGAGGACATATATTTCGGCCTCAAATTTTGTGTAGGTTTTAAGAGTATTGGTTTTTGCAATCACCTGCATAAAACGAACCAAAGAAACAGAGAAATGATATCCCCAACACATCCTGCAGATGCCTTTAAAGcattcatttaaaaaatttctgTGTACACAAACTGCAAACCAGGCTGTTAACCATCCAGATAACAGATAGAGTTGTATAAGCACCGCGATAGGAAATTTGAAAATACAACTTCATTGATTCCTGAACAACGAGTTATCACGCACGAACAAAGGTGGTGCACCCAATAAGAGTGAATGAAATAAATAACAGAAGTAAACATCCAAGTGAGGGCACCAACCATCCCTCGTTGGACATCATCACGTTTCAAGCCACGCAATAGCAGACCCACATTGTCACCGGCCtagggaaaaaaaaattattgtaacAGGTGcagcataaaataattattataggCAGAAATTAATCTCTTCACCTGaccaaaatccaaagtcttCTTGAACATCTCTACACCAGTTACCGTAGTTTTTAGTTTGTTCTGTAGCACAAAGAGACATGGCATTAGTGTACCAGAACAAAAAATGAAGAAGTAAAATCTGTTCGAGCTAGCTCAGGCATAAGCGAAACCAACAAAAGGGTTGTTTCACAGGATGGTTTGAATGCCAAAAAACAATCTAATCCTTCATGAAAACAAATCCAACTTGTTTATACGTGCCAAATTTAATAAAACGACATTACGAGATTTGATCACAAAAAAATAACTATAAACTTCCAGGGGAAAACTACAAGTCTGTTTGTGCAGCCTCAACTAATTTAGTGTTCATAAATCTGGCAATTAACTAAATAGATTAATTAACAAGAATTATGAACAGATGATGCAGAAGTTTTACAAATTCCATCGTCTGAAACTCGATACAATAAATTAATGAATTCCACCAGCCTCTTCCTAAGATTAATGAGTAGGATTAGGACTGTCCAAGGCTTGAACATGAAATTTAAATCATTAACACATAAAAAATTCCCAAACACTGTTTAAAAACCACTCGACCAGATAAATTAACAAAGCTACAACTCACCAGCGAGAGCCCCAAAATCTCTACTTCTTCCCCTGGTTTGATTATTCCCTGTTCAACCCGGCCAGTCGCAACGGTTCCACGCCCCTGAAATCACCAAGATAAAAACATCAATACCAATGTAGCATGTTTTCGCAaggtataaaatcacttcatcaaaaaaataaaaaagggaCATTGAACGTCAAAATTTTGTTGATGTCCAGTGATCTTCACCTCAGCAATATCAATTAGCATCACGAAAAATATTAACAAATACgtaaaaggaaagaaaaattaaccaaatttcaatatttaattttatttctttgataGCTACTACATTTAgaaactaaaatttttaaagacgTAGCCATTACTATTAATATTTGTTCCCCCATCATGTGCacgtataaatttttttttaccctAGCTACATGCAACTATGTTTCATAAATGTTTGACTATGACATTTGAAATGGACTGATTCCTTAGCTATAATGAACCATCATCCCTTTAGAAGTTTATGGTGTCGAAGTTCGACAAAAATTATTATTCTCCAAAATTAATTGATGTCAAAGTATATGTTACCTGAATAGTAAAAACATCTTCCACAGGCATCAAGAAAGGCTTATCAAGTACACGTATTGGATCTGGAATATATGAATCTACAGCATCCATTAACTTTAATATAGCCTTTTTCCCTATTTCCTCGTTCGTCCCCTCTAAAGCAGACAAAGCTGATCCTCTGACAATTGGAATCTCATCCCCAGGAAACTTGTAGAAACTCAGcaattctataaaaaaaatgaggTAATTTGAAGAATTACAATCAAATAGAAAAGCCAAAGACATACCAGAATCAAACTTTAAGATTACCACGTAGTTCCATTTCGACAAGTTCCAACAATTCTGGGTCATCCACAGCATCAACTTTATTAAGGAAGCACACAAGTGATGGCACACCAACCTATAGTAGTCAGAGTAATGATGAAAGTGCAAAACAAAATGATCAGCAGAACCATGAATCGTAATTGTGCATATCAATTCATGTTCAGACATAAACCTGGCGTGCGAGCAGAATGTGTTCCTTAGTTTGTGGCATCGGACCATCAGGGGCAGACACAACAAGGATACCCCCATCCATTTGAGCAGCACCAGTAATCATGTTCTGCGTTATCATCAGAGAGAGTTGCATTACCTCCTAATACTGGCAAACGATGAAACTAACAGAGCCAAAAATGGAGTTTAATGGAGTAGGTCTTCAAGATTCAATCTTAATCCTTTCAATTATATTCTCCTATCGTATATTCTTTCTCAATTAAACTGAATCGCTTCCAAACATAAATAAACCCAACCTCCATCTTCATCAAATTGTATCCAAGATAAGAAAGCCATTCATGAATTACAGTACTGGAATTAGGGGTTGAGGAGTAACTCGAGTTTGGAAAGTTCAAACATGAGCAAGTCGCACCAAACCTTCACATAATCGGCATGTCCAGGACAGTCGACATGAGCATAATGTCTCTTTGCAGTTTCATACTCTACATGAGCCTGCAGCATCAACTCGCTCATAAAACCTATATTTGACGAAAGCTCCAGCACCATCACCAGCACCAGCACAAGCAAAAGTAGATAATGTCGAAGGGAAGAGTTATATGAGATAAAATACAGA
It contains:
- the LOC142523257 gene encoding elongation factor Tu, mitochondrial-like translates to MASVVVRNQNSKRVIALVPRICSSCCRGSAVSSPFSALESNIYSTSMYNPWWRSMATFTRTKPHVNVGTIGHVDHGKTTLTAAITRVLSEEGNAKAVAFDEIDKAPEEKKRGITIATAHVEYETAKRHYAHVDCPGHADYVKNMITGAAQMDGGILVVSAPDGPMPQTKEHILLARQVGVPSLVCFLNKVDAVDDPELLELVEMELRELLSFYKFPGDEIPIVRGSALSALEGTNEEIGKKAILKLMDAVDSYIPDPIRVLDKPFLMPVEDVFTIQGRGTVATGRVEQGIIKPGEEVEILGLSLNKLKTTVTGVEMFKKTLDFGQAGDNVGLLLRGLKRDDVQRGMVIAKTNTLKTYTKFEAEIYVLTKEEGGRHTAFFSNYRPQFYMRTADVTGKVELPENVKMVMPGDNVTAVFELIYPVPLEAGQRFALREGGRTVGAGVVSKVMS
- the LOC142523240 gene encoding uncharacterized protein LOC142523240, which encodes MAELCLMAAHGGPPELERGYYRFSEDFHSFLSHRGSNQVRFDSRSFDLSLHQKEDWKFTSGLVDHNNLITLDPTFKRPTGIQGSEPSGFGITVKCNSQEKILKLLASGSVRIENGLLDLSMLHDLMGHLDFSPFTQQSLIYPTRDFYFNEPSVGYTCNPDGQQQNYSGSEMNNVFTKITGIYSSKNMNKSSKQTMLVPFFERRKRSQASAIGIQSSN